A single region of the Octopus bimaculoides isolate UCB-OBI-ISO-001 chromosome 6, ASM119413v2, whole genome shotgun sequence genome encodes:
- the LOC106876882 gene encoding glutathione S-transferase kappa 1 isoform X4, which yields MSIAPMNDFFAIQRENNQGSGNKPPALGSPEKAKYLFVDIQRMSKYFDVPLKLPSDPFTTMFGKGSLNAQRFITAIDMMEPKFTGNISQLLWMRIHGLDKDITEIKSFQEVGEQAGIPPNVLTKALSRISDVEIKNRLKEYTDEAIEKGAFGLPAIVAHVNNEEQMIFGCDRFPILALILITTHGWLRTWCNVSPGSCAA from the exons ATGTCTATTGCTCCTATGAATGATTTTTTTGCCATTCAAAGAGAAAACAATCAAGGTTCAG GTAATAAACCACCTGCTCTAGGTTCACCAGAAAAAGCCAAATACTTGTTTGTGGATATACAGAGAATGAGTAAATACTTTGATGTGCCATTAAAGCTACCCTCT gACCCATTTACTACAATGTTTGGTAAAGGTTCATTAAATGCTCAACGGTTCATTACAGCTATTGATATGATGGAGCCTAAATTTACAGGAAATATTTCACAGTTATTGTGGATGAGAATACATGGCCTG GATAAAGACATTACAGAAATCAAAAGTTTTCAAGAG GTTGGTGAACAAGCAGGAATCCCACCAAATGTTCTAACAAAAGCACTTTCCAGAATATCTGATGTTGAAATAAAAAACCGATTGAAGGAATACACCGATGAAGCCATAGAAAAAGGC GCATTTGGTCTCCCAGCCATAGTTGCTCATGTCAACAATGAGGAGCAGATGATTTTTGGTTGTGACAGATTTCCTATACTTGCACTAATTCTTa TCACCACACATGGCTGGCTAAGGACATGGTGTAACGTTTCTCCAGGATCCTGTGCTGCTTGA
- the LOC106876882 gene encoding glutathione S-transferase kappa 1 isoform X1 has protein sequence MASSAPRKLVELFYDVVSPYSWLAFEVLNRYKNYWNINLCLKPVFLGGIMQKTGNKPPALGSPEKAKYLFVDIQRMSKYFDVPLKLPSDPFTTMFGKGSLNAQRFITAIDMMEPKFTGNISQLLWMRIHGLDKDITEIKSFQEVGEQAGIPPNVLTKALSRISDVEIKNRLKEYTDEAIEKGAFGLPAIVAHVNNEEQMIFGCDRFPILALILITTHGWLRTWCNVSPGSCAA, from the exons ATGGCGAGTTCGGCACCGCGTAAACTTGTTGAATTATTTTATGATGTTGTTTCACCTTATTCATGGCTAGCTTTCGAG gtgTTAAACAGATATAAGAACTACTGGAACATTAATTTGTGTTTAAAACCTGTTTTTCTTGGAGGTATCATGCAGAAAACAG GTAATAAACCACCTGCTCTAGGTTCACCAGAAAAAGCCAAATACTTGTTTGTGGATATACAGAGAATGAGTAAATACTTTGATGTGCCATTAAAGCTACCCTCT gACCCATTTACTACAATGTTTGGTAAAGGTTCATTAAATGCTCAACGGTTCATTACAGCTATTGATATGATGGAGCCTAAATTTACAGGAAATATTTCACAGTTATTGTGGATGAGAATACATGGCCTG GATAAAGACATTACAGAAATCAAAAGTTTTCAAGAG GTTGGTGAACAAGCAGGAATCCCACCAAATGTTCTAACAAAAGCACTTTCCAGAATATCTGATGTTGAAATAAAAAACCGATTGAAGGAATACACCGATGAAGCCATAGAAAAAGGC GCATTTGGTCTCCCAGCCATAGTTGCTCATGTCAACAATGAGGAGCAGATGATTTTTGGTTGTGACAGATTTCCTATACTTGCACTAATTCTTa TCACCACACATGGCTGGCTAAGGACATGGTGTAACGTTTCTCCAGGATCCTGTGCTGCTTGA
- the LOC106876882 gene encoding glutathione S-transferase kappa 1 isoform X2, producing MASSAPRKLVELFYDVVSPYSWLAFEVLNRYKNYWNINLCLKPVFLGGIMQKTGNKPPALGSPEKAKYLFVDIQRMSKYFDVPLKLPSDPFTTMFGKGSLNAQRFITAIDMMEPKFTGNISQLLWMRIHGLDKDITEIKSFQEVGEQAGIPPNVLTKALSRISDVEIKNRLKEYTDEAIEKGAFGLPAIVAHVNNEEQMIFGCDRFPILALILNEHWNGPYPAVNQSKL from the exons ATGGCGAGTTCGGCACCGCGTAAACTTGTTGAATTATTTTATGATGTTGTTTCACCTTATTCATGGCTAGCTTTCGAG gtgTTAAACAGATATAAGAACTACTGGAACATTAATTTGTGTTTAAAACCTGTTTTTCTTGGAGGTATCATGCAGAAAACAG GTAATAAACCACCTGCTCTAGGTTCACCAGAAAAAGCCAAATACTTGTTTGTGGATATACAGAGAATGAGTAAATACTTTGATGTGCCATTAAAGCTACCCTCT gACCCATTTACTACAATGTTTGGTAAAGGTTCATTAAATGCTCAACGGTTCATTACAGCTATTGATATGATGGAGCCTAAATTTACAGGAAATATTTCACAGTTATTGTGGATGAGAATACATGGCCTG GATAAAGACATTACAGAAATCAAAAGTTTTCAAGAG GTTGGTGAACAAGCAGGAATCCCACCAAATGTTCTAACAAAAGCACTTTCCAGAATATCTGATGTTGAAATAAAAAACCGATTGAAGGAATACACCGATGAAGCCATAGAAAAAGGC GCATTTGGTCTCCCAGCCATAGTTGCTCATGTCAACAATGAGGAGCAGATGATTTTTGGTTGTGACAGATTTCCTATACTTGCACTAATTCTTa
- the LOC106876882 gene encoding glutathione S-transferase kappa 1 isoform X3, which produces MASSAPRKLVELFYDVVSPYSWLAFEVLNRYKNYWNINLCLKPVFLGGIMQKTGNKPPALGSPEKAKYLFVDIQRMSKYFDVPLKLPSDPFTTMFGKGSLNAQRFITAIDMMEPKFTGNISQLLWMRIHGLDKDITEIKSFQEVGEQAGIPPNVLTKALSRISDVEIKNRLKEYTDEAIEKGQQYFVVTPCACVVSRMRGIQHPSISRFILSLSRLASD; this is translated from the exons ATGGCGAGTTCGGCACCGCGTAAACTTGTTGAATTATTTTATGATGTTGTTTCACCTTATTCATGGCTAGCTTTCGAG gtgTTAAACAGATATAAGAACTACTGGAACATTAATTTGTGTTTAAAACCTGTTTTTCTTGGAGGTATCATGCAGAAAACAG GTAATAAACCACCTGCTCTAGGTTCACCAGAAAAAGCCAAATACTTGTTTGTGGATATACAGAGAATGAGTAAATACTTTGATGTGCCATTAAAGCTACCCTCT gACCCATTTACTACAATGTTTGGTAAAGGTTCATTAAATGCTCAACGGTTCATTACAGCTATTGATATGATGGAGCCTAAATTTACAGGAAATATTTCACAGTTATTGTGGATGAGAATACATGGCCTG GATAAAGACATTACAGAAATCAAAAGTTTTCAAGAG GTTGGTGAACAAGCAGGAATCCCACCAAATGTTCTAACAAAAGCACTTTCCAGAATATCTGATGTTGAAATAAAAAACCGATTGAAGGAATACACCGATGAAGCCATAGAAAAAGGC caacaatactttgtagtaacgccgtgtgcatgcgtagtctcacgcatgcgtggaattcaacatccaagcatttcccgcttcattctgtctctttctcgactggccagcgattga
- the LOC106876882 gene encoding glutathione S-transferase kappa 1 isoform X5: protein MASSAPRKLVELFYDVVSPYSWLAFEVLNRYKNYWNINLCLKPVFLGGIMQKTGNKPPALGSPEKAKYLFVDIQRMSKYFDVPLKLPSDPFTTMFGKGSLNAQRFITAIDMMEPKFTGNISQLLWMRIHGLDKDITEIKSFQEVGEQAGIPPNVLTKALSRISDVEIKNRLKEYTDEAIEKGMNTGMVLIQL, encoded by the exons ATGGCGAGTTCGGCACCGCGTAAACTTGTTGAATTATTTTATGATGTTGTTTCACCTTATTCATGGCTAGCTTTCGAG gtgTTAAACAGATATAAGAACTACTGGAACATTAATTTGTGTTTAAAACCTGTTTTTCTTGGAGGTATCATGCAGAAAACAG GTAATAAACCACCTGCTCTAGGTTCACCAGAAAAAGCCAAATACTTGTTTGTGGATATACAGAGAATGAGTAAATACTTTGATGTGCCATTAAAGCTACCCTCT gACCCATTTACTACAATGTTTGGTAAAGGTTCATTAAATGCTCAACGGTTCATTACAGCTATTGATATGATGGAGCCTAAATTTACAGGAAATATTTCACAGTTATTGTGGATGAGAATACATGGCCTG GATAAAGACATTACAGAAATCAAAAGTTTTCAAGAG GTTGGTGAACAAGCAGGAATCCCACCAAATGTTCTAACAAAAGCACTTTCCAGAATATCTGATGTTGAAATAAAAAACCGATTGAAGGAATACACCGATGAAGCCATAGAAAAAGGC